The following proteins are co-located in the Hydrogenispora ethanolica genome:
- a CDS encoding glycosyltransferase family 2 protein, with amino-acid sequence MIKVSIIVPVYNVEKYIRKCLESLVNQTLKEIEIIVVNDGTTDGSQLIIDEFVSKYPDLVHSLIKENGGLSDARNFGIPYCKGEYIGFIDSDDYIRSDMYEKMYNKAKEENSDIVVCDYYKSYASKDELIKAKKYVDKKDMFIDTLAAAWNKIYRRDLLVQTGVIFPKGLIYEDTEFFCKLIPYIEVASYVPEPFVYYVQRSGSIANTQNNKTAQIFQVLDNILDYYKERKLYDEYQCELEYFYIRIMLGSSMERICRIKDKELRDNLLYKTYDLISNKFPNWKKNRYLNEIKSYRHVYMKLINKLSLYFFGDLLRHYFVFKDKALN; translated from the coding sequence ATGATCAAAGTAAGTATTATTGTTCCAGTTTATAACGTAGAAAAATATATCCGAAAATGTCTAGAATCTCTTGTAAATCAGACTCTTAAAGAAATTGAAATAATCGTGGTGAATGATGGTACTACTGATGGTTCCCAGTTAATTATTGATGAGTTTGTTTCAAAGTACCCTGATTTAGTTCACTCTTTGATAAAAGAAAACGGTGGATTGTCAGACGCAAGAAATTTTGGGATACCTTATTGTAAAGGAGAGTATATCGGTTTTATTGATTCCGATGACTATATTAGATCGGATATGTATGAGAAAATGTATAACAAAGCAAAAGAAGAAAATAGTGACATTGTAGTTTGTGACTACTATAAATCATATGCGTCTAAAGATGAATTAATTAAGGCTAAAAAATATGTAGACAAGAAAGATATGTTTATTGATACATTGGCTGCTGCATGGAACAAAATTTATCGAAGAGATTTGCTGGTTCAAACGGGGGTTATTTTTCCAAAAGGATTGATTTATGAGGATACTGAATTCTTTTGTAAACTTATTCCTTATATTGAGGTGGCGAGTTATGTCCCAGAACCTTTTGTTTATTATGTACAGCGTAGTGGTTCGATAGCAAATACACAAAACAATAAAACTGCACAAATCTTTCAAGTATTAGATAATATTCTGGATTATTATAAAGAAAGAAAACTATATGACGAATACCAATGCGAGTTAGAATATTTTTATATTAGAATTATGCTAGGTAGTTCGATGGAGCGTATTTGTAGGATTAAAGATAAGGAACTACGAGATAATTTACTTTACAAAACCTATGATTTAATATCCAATAAATTTCCAAATTGGAAAAAGAATAGATATCTTAATGAAATAAAATCTTATAGACATGTATATATGAAACTGATTAATAAGTTAAGCTTATATTTTTTTGGAGATTTGTTAAGACACTATTTTGTTTTCAAGGACAAGGCTTTAAACTAG
- a CDS encoding WecB/TagA/CpsF family glycosyltransferase gives MNIVQSDPNLNIIFKRQVDKSEIPICNILGVEIAAINMDWLLKYLKKYVKNSKGNLLAGDYICVSNVHTTITSYENEVYCKIQNGGLMAIPDGGPLSSIGRKRGHQQMERTTGPSLMEELFKISVECGYRHYFYGSTEETLNKLYQMLEKNYPGIQIAGMYSPPFRQMTEKEDAAIIKLINDANPDFVWVGLGAPKQEKWMAEHQGKIKGLMIGVGAGFDYFAGNIKRAPEWMQKNNLEWFYRLIQEPKRLLRRYLHTNCKFIWLAVIRGK, from the coding sequence ATGAATATCGTTCAGTCAGATCCTAATCTTAATATAATTTTCAAACGCCAAGTTGATAAAAGCGAAATTCCTATTTGTAATATTCTCGGGGTAGAAATCGCTGCAATCAATATGGATTGGCTTCTGAAATATCTGAAAAAATATGTCAAAAATTCAAAAGGTAATCTTCTTGCGGGTGATTACATCTGTGTTTCAAATGTTCACACGACGATAACTTCATATGAGAATGAAGTCTATTGCAAAATTCAAAATGGTGGTCTAATGGCGATTCCAGATGGCGGGCCATTATCATCAATTGGTCGGAAACGCGGCCATCAACAGATGGAACGAACAACAGGCCCTAGTTTGATGGAAGAACTATTTAAAATATCTGTTGAATGTGGGTATCGTCATTACTTCTATGGTTCTACTGAAGAAACATTAAACAAATTATACCAGATGTTGGAGAAAAATTATCCGGGAATCCAAATTGCCGGAATGTATAGCCCACCTTTTCGTCAAATGACTGAGAAGGAGGATGCAGCAATCATAAAATTAATCAATGATGCAAATCCAGATTTTGTCTGGGTTGGACTAGGAGCTCCAAAACAGGAAAAGTGGATGGCTGAACATCAAGGAAAAATAAAGGGCTTAATGATTGGTGTCGGTGCCGGTTTTGATTATTTTGCAGGTAATATTAAAAGAGCACCAGAATGGATGCAGAAGAACAATTTAGAATGGTTCTATAGATTAATTCAAGAACCTAAGAGGTTGCTTAGGAGATATCTCCACACTAACTGTAAATTTATTTGGCTAGCAGTGATTAGGGGAAAATAA
- the fcl gene encoding GDP-L-fucose synthase, with product MDKDSKIYVAGHRGLVGSAIVRNLESKGYTNIIGRTHAELDLTNQQDVRDFFEKERPEYVFLAAAKVGGIYANNMYPADFIYENLMIQNNIIKAAHDYKVKKLLFLGSTCIYPKMAPQPIKEEYLLSGYLEPTNEAYALAKIAGLKMCQFFKRQYGDNFISCMPTNLYGPNDNYDLNNSHVMPALIRKFHEAKINNLPQVEVWGTGKPLREFLYVDDMADACVFLMENYDGEEHVNIGTGEEVSIGELAELVKDVVGFEGKLVFNSEKPDGTPRKLTDVSKLHGLGWKHRVELREGVIMAYRWFRENYFKEEKVS from the coding sequence TTGGATAAGGATAGCAAAATTTACGTGGCCGGCCATCGCGGTTTGGTCGGATCGGCCATCGTTAGGAATCTCGAAAGTAAGGGATATACCAATATTATCGGAAGAACCCATGCGGAGCTTGATTTGACCAATCAACAAGATGTAAGGGATTTTTTCGAAAAGGAACGGCCGGAATATGTATTTTTGGCAGCGGCGAAAGTCGGGGGGATTTATGCCAATAATATGTATCCGGCGGATTTTATCTACGAAAATTTGATGATCCAAAATAATATCATCAAGGCGGCTCATGATTACAAGGTTAAAAAGCTTCTATTTTTAGGGAGCACCTGTATCTATCCGAAAATGGCTCCGCAACCCATTAAGGAAGAGTATTTGCTTTCGGGATATTTGGAACCGACCAATGAGGCTTATGCGCTTGCCAAGATTGCCGGACTCAAGATGTGTCAATTTTTTAAACGGCAATATGGGGATAATTTCATTAGTTGCATGCCGACCAATCTTTATGGGCCTAATGATAATTATGACTTGAATAATTCTCATGTGATGCCGGCACTAATTAGGAAGTTTCATGAGGCAAAAATCAATAATTTACCCCAAGTTGAAGTTTGGGGGACAGGGAAACCACTTCGCGAGTTTTTGTATGTAGACGATATGGCCGATGCTTGCGTGTTCTTAATGGAAAACTATGATGGGGAAGAGCATGTTAATATCGGGACCGGGGAAGAGGTTTCGATCGGGGAATTGGCGGAATTGGTGAAAGATGTGGTTGGATTTGAAGGGAAGTTAGTGTTTAATTCGGAGAAACCTGATGGGACGCCAAGGAAGTTGACCGATGTGAGTAAGTTGCATGGGTTGGGGTGGAAGCACCGGGTTGAGTTGAGAGAGGGAGTAATAATGGCTTATCGTTGGTTCAGGGAGAATTATTTTAAAGAGGAAAAAGTTTCGTAA
- a CDS encoding polysaccharide pyruvyl transferase family protein: MIGIVTFFNALNFGAVLQAYALQTYLEKQGYEVMLIKHNSIKQKKMRKSGIKNDETLFFEKHHSAIREFQKQLKIGHKSRQFFETVILGSDEIWNIRNLGCRPLPILYGLGINAGKVIAYAPSLGKTKYWQFVIFPYTIFGIKKLQSIGVRDSNTFDAISKLSKLSLEYVVDPTFLIDYSQILPPVEYSNYVLIYSYGLDENEKGIITKYAKGEEKIIISTGTYLEWADLNLTPSPFEWISLIKNADYFFTNTFHGTVFAIITNQQFISFGSHSDKVVDLLKSLGLIERNQNASDGYDQIFKFIKKSIKYEDVSPFLEEKVKNSKKFLNEALRR, from the coding sequence ATGATAGGAATTGTTACTTTTTTTAACGCATTAAATTTTGGAGCCGTTTTACAAGCCTACGCATTACAGACCTATTTGGAAAAACAAGGTTATGAAGTTATGTTGATTAAGCATAATTCTATTAAACAAAAAAAAATGAGGAAATCTGGTATCAAAAATGATGAAACTTTATTTTTCGAAAAACACCATTCAGCTATTAGAGAATTTCAAAAGCAGCTTAAAATCGGACATAAGAGCAGGCAATTTTTTGAGACTGTTATTTTGGGTAGTGATGAGATTTGGAATATTCGGAATTTAGGTTGTAGACCGTTACCAATTTTATATGGACTCGGTATAAATGCCGGTAAAGTGATAGCGTATGCACCCAGTTTAGGTAAAACAAAATATTGGCAATTTGTAATATTTCCTTATACAATTTTTGGGATTAAAAAATTGCAATCAATTGGAGTACGTGATTCAAATACATTTGACGCTATAAGTAAGCTCTCAAAATTAAGTTTAGAGTATGTTGTTGACCCAACATTTCTAATAGATTATTCTCAGATACTTCCTCCTGTAGAATATAGTAACTATGTCTTAATTTACTCATATGGATTAGATGAAAACGAAAAAGGGATAATTACTAAATATGCTAAAGGAGAAGAGAAAATAATCATATCTACAGGTACTTACTTAGAATGGGCAGACCTAAATCTTACTCCATCTCCGTTTGAATGGATATCTTTAATAAAGAATGCTGATTACTTTTTTACCAATACATTTCACGGAACAGTTTTTGCAATAATTACTAATCAGCAATTTATATCATTTGGTTCACATTCAGACAAAGTTGTTGATTTATTAAAATCACTAGGTCTTATAGAAAGAAATCAAAATGCATCCGACGGATATGACCAAATCTTTAAATTTATAAAGAAATCAATAAAATATGAAGACGTTAGTCCTTTTTTGGAAGAAAAAGTAAAAAATTCTAAAAAGTTTTTAAATGAAGCGTTAAGGAGATAA
- a CDS encoding IS4 family transposase, with product MQDKDIKTSTYSQLFQPIFQQRIFEQLTELGVDKYVKKLSAIQLIQLIAHAQIQQQDNLREITSNFYNEDFCRAIGLESISASQISRRLRTLPPDAVKLLFKQSLTELGSQIGFDKLTKELGRLHLIDSSTISLCLTRYPWAIFRQTKSGIKLHLRLQFQDGIALPGQAVITNAKVADKREMDELVVTDKDAINVFDRGYIDYRKFDPYCQKGIRFVTRLKWNALIDVVKDFPVNGSILKDQQVYLGGNQTKMEHPLRLIEVLDTQGERIVIITNDFELEATAVGDLYRYRWQIELFFKWLKQHFSIKHFYGLSMPAVENQLYIALCSYCLLLLFKLKTGYTHTLLELTRILKVNIHKPFETLLEKLRRNPQRHSRGRHRTDYDLIYRMIEWQFFETRETDHLDDLTYDPMFL from the coding sequence ATGCAAGACAAGGATATCAAAACATCCACTTATAGTCAACTGTTTCAACCCATTTTTCAACAAAGAATATTCGAACAACTCACTGAACTGGGGGTCGACAAGTACGTTAAAAAATTAAGCGCCATTCAATTAATACAACTTATTGCCCATGCCCAAATCCAACAACAGGATAATTTACGGGAGATCACAAGCAACTTTTACAACGAAGATTTCTGTCGGGCGATTGGTCTTGAGTCGATTAGCGCTTCTCAAATTTCCCGTCGTTTGCGGACACTTCCGCCCGATGCCGTTAAACTGCTTTTCAAACAATCCTTGACGGAACTGGGAAGCCAAATTGGATTTGATAAATTAACGAAAGAACTGGGACGGCTTCATCTGATTGATTCGAGTACCATCAGTCTTTGCTTAACCCGCTATCCATGGGCGATCTTTCGCCAGACCAAAAGTGGGATCAAACTCCATCTCCGCTTGCAATTTCAAGATGGAATCGCGCTCCCCGGGCAAGCGGTTATCACCAACGCCAAGGTGGCCGATAAACGAGAGATGGATGAATTGGTGGTCACGGACAAAGACGCAATAAATGTGTTTGACCGGGGCTATATCGATTACCGGAAATTTGACCCGTACTGCCAAAAGGGAATCCGTTTCGTCACAAGATTAAAATGGAACGCCCTCATTGACGTAGTCAAAGACTTTCCGGTAAACGGGTCAATTCTTAAAGACCAACAAGTTTATCTGGGCGGCAATCAAACCAAAATGGAACATCCCCTCCGGCTGATCGAAGTTTTGGATACCCAAGGTGAGCGGATTGTCATCATCACCAATGATTTCGAACTGGAAGCGACCGCTGTTGGAGACTTATATCGCTACCGCTGGCAGATTGAACTGTTTTTCAAATGGCTCAAACAGCATTTCAGCATCAAACATTTTTACGGTTTGAGTATGCCGGCGGTTGAGAATCAGCTCTATATCGCGCTTTGCAGTTATTGTTTGCTGCTGCTGTTTAAATTAAAAACCGGCTATACCCATACGTTGCTGGAATTGACCCGAATCCTTAAAGTGAATATCCATAAACCATTTGAGACCTTGCTGGAAAAATTGCGCCGCAATCCGCAGCGTCACTCTCGCGGAAGACACCGGACAGATTACGATTTGATTTATCGGATGATTGAATGGCAATTTTTTGAGACTCGGGAGACCGATCATCTTGATGATCTGACTTATGACCCAATGTTCCTTTGA
- a CDS encoding glycosyltransferase family 4 protein translates to MKVGIRFEGKELGNIDFSKLEEGNPGVGGTEFLLIQLSYYLIKYCKKIDVVMYTSNLITLPEIINQVVIENDVDTLEKVKEDNIDIFIFVPKTRGSDYYKKLDQLNIRSIAWVHNYIDYRNIERLQKCSSVKRIVFVGRQHYDAYFDDYIINKAVYIYNMVVPGKIEKIDCKLKEKSVTYVGALIPTKGFHKLAKQWKAILKEVPDAKLYVIGSGKLYDRFAEMGPQNIAEKRYETKLMKYLSKNENLLDSVCFCGTMGVEKEKIIEKTKVGVANPTGISETFCLSAVEFEAVGIPVVSYKGYGLLDTISDKHTGLLIKTGKQLREAIVTLLKDNETNSLYGANGQLFYNQNFTPEIIIKEWEKLFHEVMKGDSCKIIYPNDNMMDDWKWLRILNHKLKNLFGFNKLPSLAFMVSYIKQNIKKILKR, encoded by the coding sequence ATGAAAGTTGGAATACGATTTGAAGGTAAAGAACTTGGTAATATCGATTTTTCAAAATTAGAAGAGGGGAATCCAGGAGTTGGTGGAACAGAATTTCTTCTCATTCAGTTGAGTTATTATTTGATTAAATACTGTAAAAAAATTGATGTAGTTATGTATACTTCAAATTTGATAACTCTTCCAGAAATAATAAATCAGGTTGTTATTGAAAATGATGTTGATACACTGGAAAAAGTAAAAGAGGATAACATAGATATTTTTATTTTTGTTCCAAAAACGAGAGGATCAGATTATTACAAGAAGCTTGATCAGCTCAATATAAGAAGCATAGCGTGGGTACATAATTACATTGATTATCGTAATATTGAGCGATTGCAAAAATGTAGCAGTGTAAAAAGGATAGTTTTTGTTGGTCGTCAACACTATGACGCTTATTTTGATGACTATATAATAAATAAGGCTGTTTATATTTATAATATGGTTGTACCTGGAAAAATTGAAAAGATTGATTGTAAATTAAAAGAAAAATCAGTAACTTACGTTGGTGCTCTAATACCAACCAAAGGGTTTCATAAGTTAGCTAAGCAATGGAAGGCTATTTTAAAGGAAGTTCCTGATGCGAAGTTATATGTAATTGGTAGTGGGAAGCTTTATGATAGATTTGCAGAAATGGGACCCCAAAATATTGCTGAGAAGAGATACGAAACAAAGTTAATGAAGTATTTATCTAAAAATGAAAATTTATTAGACTCAGTATGCTTCTGTGGAACAATGGGTGTTGAAAAAGAAAAAATTATTGAAAAAACGAAAGTAGGAGTCGCTAACCCAACAGGTATTTCTGAAACTTTCTGTTTGTCTGCTGTGGAGTTTGAGGCAGTTGGTATTCCAGTTGTTTCCTATAAAGGATATGGTCTTTTGGATACGATATCTGATAAACACACAGGATTATTAATAAAGACAGGTAAACAATTAAGGGAGGCAATAGTGACGCTACTGAAAGATAATGAGACCAATAGCTTATATGGGGCTAATGGACAGTTATTTTATAATCAGAATTTTACACCGGAGATAATTATTAAGGAATGGGAAAAGTTATTTCATGAAGTTATGAAAGGTGATTCTTGTAAAATTATCTATCCCAATGATAATATGATGGATGATTGGAAATGGCTAAGAATTTTAAATCATAAACTTAAAAATTTATTTGGTTTTAATAAATTACCTTCTCTAGCATTTATGGTAAGTTATATTAAACAGAATATAAAGAAAATACTTAAGAGATAA
- a CDS encoding WlaTC/HtrL family glycosyltransferase — MKSITIVTAFFDIGRSNYKAIPRTNEKYIAWFEHWARIRNRLIVYCGNQLVASRVKEIRKNFNLEEKTEVIIFEDLFAIEENLYKRLECVSKDYYFKNFRLIKNATSNIPEYDLINYLKSYFMNDAQKRFNLTTQIAWMDFGFNHGGALYPYPEDYDFEWSYDFGDKVTLFFLTPLDERPIFEIVRTLKPDCIMGCMFISPPNLVEELWLTFLQSAIELTNVGLIDDDQLVLLMSYRKNPTIFKLVESDWFLPLKSFGGSHMRTTNKSFSGKNLLRNLKQGMSKRIRIISYLIGNYKALIKQKGI, encoded by the coding sequence ATGAAAAGTATTACAATAGTGACTGCTTTTTTTGATATAGGGAGAAGCAACTATAAAGCTATTCCAAGAACAAATGAGAAATACATAGCATGGTTTGAACACTGGGCGAGAATTAGAAATAGATTAATTGTTTATTGTGGGAATCAACTAGTTGCTTCAAGAGTAAAGGAAATAAGAAAGAATTTTAATCTTGAAGAAAAAACAGAAGTTATAATATTTGAAGATTTATTTGCGATTGAAGAAAATTTATATAAACGCCTCGAATGTGTCAGTAAAGACTATTATTTTAAAAATTTCCGTTTAATAAAAAACGCAACATCAAATATTCCGGAATATGATTTAATAAACTATCTAAAATCATATTTTATGAATGATGCCCAGAAACGGTTCAACTTAACAACACAAATTGCATGGATGGACTTTGGTTTTAACCATGGTGGAGCATTATATCCTTACCCTGAGGATTATGATTTTGAATGGTCATACGATTTTGGTGATAAGGTTACTTTATTTTTTTTAACACCTTTAGATGAAAGACCCATTTTTGAAATTGTAAGAACTTTAAAACCTGATTGCATTATGGGGTGTATGTTTATTTCTCCACCTAATTTAGTTGAAGAGTTGTGGTTAACATTTTTACAATCAGCCATAGAATTAACAAATGTGGGATTAATAGATGATGATCAGTTAGTACTATTAATGTCTTATCGCAAAAACCCAACAATTTTTAAATTAGTTGAAAGCGATTGGTTCTTACCACTCAAGTCTTTTGGAGGATCCCATATGAGAACAACTAATAAGTCATTCTCTGGTAAAAATTTATTAAGAAACCTAAAACAAGGCATGAGCAAACGTATAAGAATAATAAGCTATTTGATAGGAAATTATAAAGCCCTTATTAAGCAGAAAGGAATTTAG
- a CDS encoding Coenzyme F420 hydrogenase/dehydrogenase, beta subunit C-terminal domain has translation MIEEEKEYPKYYAVKHKEFSERIESRSGGFFSALSNYILEKKGIVYGCLLDSSFVAIHARATNKDECKLFRGSKYVQSNLKDVYKCVREDLSNNLFVLFSGTSCQIDGLKRYLNGIDLTKLLLVDIICQGVPSPLIWDEYKKSLKRRYGEDLIKVDFRDKKKYGWGAHVLSFTFGGKKVINSSKFADLFYSHFCIRPTCYYCPYKGEHRPSDISLADFWGIDKVIPSFNDDNGVSLVLINNEKGQLYFNLVNNQIEYVKTELAYCIQPPLVENFNIPNQRERFWEDYRKKGFDYVLKKYIKFNLKQRIKWEIKSLFRKKTQE, from the coding sequence ATGATAGAAGAGGAAAAAGAATATCCTAAATACTATGCTGTGAAACATAAAGAGTTTTCTGAAAGGATTGAATCAAGATCAGGGGGCTTTTTTTCCGCATTAAGTAACTATATTCTTGAGAAAAAAGGAATTGTTTATGGTTGCCTTTTAGATAGTTCATTTGTTGCAATTCATGCTAGAGCTACTAATAAAGACGAATGTAAATTATTTCGTGGTTCTAAATATGTTCAAAGCAATTTAAAAGATGTATATAAATGTGTTAGGGAAGACTTATCGAATAATTTGTTTGTTTTGTTTTCAGGGACTTCTTGTCAAATCGATGGTCTTAAGCGTTATTTAAATGGAATAGACTTAACAAAACTTTTACTTGTTGATATTATATGCCAAGGGGTTCCTAGCCCATTAATTTGGGATGAATATAAGAAATCATTAAAAAGAAGATATGGAGAGGACTTAATTAAAGTTGATTTTCGAGATAAAAAGAAATATGGGTGGGGAGCTCATGTCTTATCGTTTACTTTTGGGGGAAAAAAAGTAATAAATAGCAGTAAATTTGCTGATTTATTTTATAGTCACTTTTGCATAAGACCTACATGTTATTATTGTCCATACAAGGGAGAGCATAGACCAAGTGATATTTCACTTGCTGATTTTTGGGGAATTGATAAAGTAATTCCTAGTTTCAATGATGACAATGGGGTATCATTAGTTTTAATTAATAATGAGAAAGGACAATTATATTTCAATTTAGTAAATAATCAAATCGAATATGTTAAGACAGAATTAGCATATTGTATTCAACCTCCATTAGTGGAAAATTTTAATATTCCAAATCAACGAGAGCGATTTTGGGAGGATTACAGGAAAAAAGGTTTTGACTATGTCTTAAAAAAATATATAAAGTTTAATTTGAAACAAAGGATTAAGTGGGAAATTAAAAGCTTATTTCGGAAAAAAACACAGGAATAG
- the gmd gene encoding GDP-mannose 4,6-dehydratase, whose protein sequence is MRKALITGITGQDGSYLAEFLLDKGYEVHGLIRRASSFNTKRIDHLFEDPEIGNKSLFLDHGDLTDSSNLNRLIEKIRPDEIYNLAAQSHVQVSFEVPEYTAETDGIGTLRLLDAIKESGVKTRFYQASTSELYGGMPGTAPQSEKTPFYPRSPYAAAKLYAYWITVNYREGYDLFACNGILFNHESPRRGETFVTRKITRAVANIMAGKQEKLSLGNLDAKRDWGFAGDYVEAMWLILQQEKSQDYVIATGETHTVREFVELSFREVGIDIEWHGTGVNEKGYNKRTGKLLVDVNPRYFRPTEVELLWGDPTKAERELGWKRRVDFKGLVRMMVEADIKELTGESVQAYLEANVTNVNS, encoded by the coding sequence GTGAGGAAAGCTTTGATAACCGGAATCACCGGGCAGGATGGTTCCTATTTGGCCGAGTTTTTGCTCGATAAAGGATATGAAGTTCATGGACTCATCCGCAGGGCGAGTTCGTTTAATACCAAAAGGATCGATCACTTGTTTGAGGATCCGGAAATTGGGAATAAAAGCCTTTTTCTTGACCATGGCGATTTAACGGATTCCAGCAATTTAAACCGGTTGATTGAAAAAATCCGGCCGGATGAGATTTATAATCTGGCGGCGCAAAGCCATGTCCAGGTGTCTTTTGAAGTACCTGAGTATACCGCGGAGACGGATGGGATTGGGACCTTGCGATTGCTGGATGCAATTAAAGAGAGTGGCGTAAAGACCAGATTCTATCAGGCATCAACGAGTGAGCTTTATGGTGGAATGCCCGGGACTGCTCCGCAGAGTGAAAAGACCCCCTTTTATCCGAGAAGCCCTTATGCCGCAGCAAAGCTTTATGCATACTGGATTACGGTGAATTACCGGGAAGGTTATGATCTGTTTGCTTGCAACGGCATATTATTTAATCATGAATCGCCGCGCAGAGGCGAGACTTTTGTTACAAGAAAAATTACTCGCGCTGTTGCAAATATTATGGCTGGGAAACAGGAGAAACTTTCTTTAGGAAACCTTGATGCCAAGCGCGACTGGGGTTTTGCGGGAGATTATGTCGAAGCAATGTGGCTGATTTTGCAACAGGAAAAGTCTCAGGATTATGTGATAGCGACGGGTGAGACGCATACCGTAAGGGAATTTGTCGAGCTATCCTTTAGGGAAGTCGGTATCGATATTGAATGGCATGGAACAGGAGTTAACGAAAAGGGTTATAATAAAAGGACGGGCAAGCTCCTGGTTGACGTCAATCCGAGATACTTCCGGCCAACCGAGGTGGAACTCTTGTGGGGAGACCCAACCAAGGCTGAAAGAGAATTGGGATGGAAGAGAAGGGTTGACTTTAAAGGGCTGGTGCGGATGATGGTCGAAGCCGACATTAAGGAATTGACGGGAGAAAGTGTCCAAGCTTATTTAGAGGCGAATGTAACAAACGTTAATTCATAG
- a CDS encoding O-antigen ligase family protein, producing the protein MNAYLKNGKIYIGNILYFLLLIYPTLVLGIAYIFKGDNVTTFEIILFALTIILCCMCCKYKINYFTVLQICIVLSLLVVSILREESSTDFLVFVSLMITLFFFEVFSNRYNLSENFSSYLLDKSKIYYISQIIFYIILIKSAIENGFQSGWGTEVLAGPFSLSHKLAYLLTYLVLIGVYLFVKKRSKLAIVFAIVNICLVLMTAVRTTLFAIAVIVLYFLVKKKAKSIIYVLLIAIIGLVILQQTNILDAVILKTDNSRLGGSISNGRPAIFLSSLQYLTNGSSILKYLFGGGISKLYSWNFHHYGLEIHAHNDFLNIAVCYGLPMLMVFIRQLKIFIYGKNAIWTLLFILSLAFFNGFFNYHEAVICMIFIKVFFEYTFNDVVIKIPNLKSFAE; encoded by the coding sequence ATGAATGCATATTTAAAAAATGGGAAGATTTATATAGGGAATATATTATATTTTCTTTTGTTAATTTATCCAACATTAGTTCTTGGGATTGCATATATATTTAAAGGCGATAATGTAACAACATTTGAAATTATATTATTTGCACTCACGATAATATTATGTTGTATGTGTTGTAAATATAAAATAAATTATTTCACTGTATTACAAATTTGCATAGTTTTATCCTTATTAGTAGTCTCAATTTTAAGGGAAGAATCATCAACAGATTTTTTGGTATTTGTAAGTTTAATGATTACTCTTTTCTTTTTTGAAGTTTTTTCTAATAGATATAATTTAAGCGAGAATTTTTCGAGTTATCTATTAGATAAATCAAAAATTTATTATATCTCCCAGATAATATTTTATATCATACTTATTAAATCAGCTATTGAAAATGGGTTTCAAAGTGGTTGGGGAACAGAAGTATTAGCTGGTCCATTCTCATTAAGCCATAAGTTGGCATACCTTCTAACGTATTTGGTTTTAATCGGTGTATATCTTTTTGTGAAGAAGAGATCAAAACTAGCCATTGTTTTTGCAATAGTTAACATTTGCTTAGTTTTGATGACTGCCGTAAGAACAACACTATTTGCAATTGCCGTGATTGTATTATATTTTTTAGTCAAAAAAAAGGCAAAATCAATTATATACGTACTTCTCATTGCTATTATTGGTTTGGTGATTTTACAACAAACTAATATTTTAGATGCAGTTATTTTAAAGACAGATAATTCAAGGTTGGGCGGTAGTATTTCAAATGGAAGGCCAGCGATATTTTTATCTTCATTACAATATTTAACAAACGGATCCTCGATACTAAAGTATCTTTTTGGCGGTGGAATTTCCAAATTATACTCTTGGAATTTCCACCATTACGGTCTAGAAATTCATGCGCATAACGATTTTTTGAATATTGCAGTATGCTATGGTTTACCGATGCTTATGGTATTTATAAGGCAATTAAAAATTTTTATATATGGTAAAAATGCAATATGGACACTATTATTTATTCTTTCATTAGCATTTTTTAACGGCTTTTTTAATTATCATGAAGCTGTTATCTGCATGATTTTTATTAAAGTATTTTTCGAATACACATTCAATGATGTGGTTATAAAAATCCCTAATTTAAAATCTTTTGCAGAATAG